Genomic window (Candidatus Atribacteria bacterium ADurb.Bin276):
AAAATTTTTGTTTAGAAAAGAGGTGATGATAATAGATAAAATAAAACTCTATTCAAATGAATAGGATTTTTTGTATTTATTAATACTAAAAAGGGAGGAAGAAAAATGAAGAAGAGCTTGTTTATTGTAACTATTTTACTATTAACAGTGTTTGTTGTCAGTTTAGGTTTAGCACAGGCAAAAGAATATAAGTATGTGATCGTACCGAAGATAGTTCACCCTTGGTTTGATAAAGTTAACCAAGGAGCACAGGAAATGGCCGAGTTTCTTGAAAAAATAACTGGAGATACCTTTGTCATAGATTATAGGGCTCCAGCAACCGCAAGTGTCGTGGAACAAAACAGAATACTCGAACAAGCAGCAGCGACTGAACCAGCAGGTATTACTTTGGACCTTCTTGATGCTGAGGGGAATAGGCCAGTTTTAGAGGCAATTCTCGCCCGTGGGATTCCCATTGTAGTATTTGATTCCTATGCTCCAGAAGGCATGGGTCTTACCACGGTTAATAATGATTTTGTAGCCCAACAGATTGGAGCCTGCCAGAGACTCGTGGATTTGATGAAAGCTAAAGAAAAGAAGGATGTTTATAAAGTAGCTCTCATTGAAGGAGTTCCTACTGCACCCAATCATAAGAAACGTTTTGAAACTTCAAAAGAGTTTTTTTCCAAGCTACCAGAGATAGAAATTGTAGCCGAAGGTGTTGATAACGATAGCATTGAACAAGCTCAGAAGCAAGCAGCTGCAATCATTGCTGCCCACCCTGACCTTGATGGTATGATAGCCCATAATGCAGCTGGACCAATAGGAGTCGGTCTTGCCATTAAAGAGGCTGGAAAAGTTGGAGAAATCATCCATGTCGGCCTGGATGATTTAGACCAACTGATTGTTTTGATAAAAGAAGGCGTTGTGGAATCTTCATATAGTACCAAACCCAAAATGCAAGGTGCGTATGCAGTTCTTTGTATGTGGTTACAGAACCAAGGAATTGCTACGCCAATGTTAGTTGATACTGGTTTTGTTGTAATAACCAAAGACATGATTCCTGATGATGTAAAGGAATATAAAGGATACTAAAAGGAACTAATTATTGTATCACCCATAAAAAGTTGCTCTTTTTAGGTTCAACTTTTTATGGGTGGTTTTTAATAAAAATGGATGAGGACAGGAAGAAAAAATGGATTATATCTTAGAAGCAATCGGTATTACCAAAATTTTTCCAGGGGTAGTGGCTCTCAATGAAGTCGATTTCGCTTGTAAAAAAGGAACAGTCCATTGTATTGTAGGAGAGAATGGAGCTGGTAAAAGTACTTTTGTAAAAGTTTTAACTGGTATTTATCATCCTGAAAAAGGAAATGTAAAAATTGAAGATAAAAGTATCTTTGAGAACCCCGAAATTATTAATAAGGTTGCTTATGTTCCTCAAGAATTACAATTATTTGAATATATGACGGTAGGAGAAAATTTATTATTACCTTTTAAAAGGAAAGGGTTAAATCGATTTTATTCGAGTAAAAGTAAAATATTTAAAATGGCAGCCCCTCTCTTAGAAAAATTCCACGTTGCTGAAAAAGCTGAGACTAGCGTAAATGATATTTCTCCTTCGAGTAAACAATTATTGCAAATAGCTCGTGCGCTAATCATCGAAGACTGTGAGATTATAATCCTTGATGAGCCAACAACCAGTTTGACCATTGAAGATACCAAGCGTCTATTTCAAGTAGTAAACCAACTCAAGAAAGAGGGGAAAGCAATAATATATATATCTCATAAGCTTGAAGAAGTATTTGCTATAGGTGATGAAATAACCGTTCTCAGAGATGGGAAAAAAGTTGGTTATTCAAAGGCTTCAGATGTTGATAGAAACTGGATAATAAAAATGATGTCGGGGAAAGAAATTGATGAAAGAATTATCTTCCGTCCTACCAAGAATCAAGGAGAACTTATATTAGAAGTAAAAAATCTAACCGGTAAAGGGTTTTTAAATATTAATTTTGAACTACACCGAGGAGAAATACTGGGATTTTACGGTTTAGTTGGAGCAGGGCGTTCTGAAATTATGCAGACTATTTTGGGGTATAGATATGTGGCTGAAGGAGAGGTACAAGTTGATGGAAAACCGTTAAAGCTCGGGAGCCCTCATTTTGCCATCCAAGGTGGAGTATTTTACCTTCCTGAAGAACGAAAGCAACAAGGGATATTTCCATATTTAAGTGTTCGTCATAATGTTGGGGTTGCTCTCGGGGAAAAAGTACTTAATGGGGTTGTGGTATCAGCAAAGAAAGAAAAATCAATGACCGAAGAGTTGGTAAAAGTATATTCGGTAAAAACATCTTCAATAGAAACACCGATAAGATTTCTAAGTGGAGGAAATCAACAAAAAGTTATTGTTGGACGTGCAATGTTTTGTTCGCCAACTCCAAAAGTAATCATTTTTGATGAACCAACCAAGGGAATTGATGTCATGACGAAAACCGAAATATATAAAATTATGAAAGATCTTGCTGAAAAAGAAAAGATTGGAATAATTTTAGTATCTTCAGAACTTGAAGAATTAATGAGATGTTGTAATCGGCTTATTACTGTTTATCGAGGAAAAATAACTGGTGAATTCGACCCAAGTAAGGTTAAAACCTCAGAAATTATTGCATCAGCAATCAATGTTAATGATATAGAGCAAGTTGCTGCTAAATAATATAGTTTTGGAGTGTTTGAAATGGCACAGAGAGAGAATGTTTCGAAGTTAAGAAAAACGATGGAAATAGTTAGAAAAACACGTTCAATTGGTGTTATTTTTGCGCTTATTGTTCTTGTTATTCTTGCTTCACTTTTGTCGCCTTATTTTTTAAGTGGTTATAATTTACAGGCTTTAACAAGGTCTCTAGCATTTGTCGGAATGATAGCCTTGGGTCAAGCATGTTTATTGCTTATTGGAGAATTGGATTTGTCAGTTGGCGCTATAGCAGGTTTTTGCGGGGTCATTGGTGGAGTGCTCATCATTAACTTAGGGTTTCATCATTGGCTTGCCTTTGGTTTATGTCTCTTATTGGGAGCGGGATGTGGATTTCTTAATGGAGCTTTAGTTGCAAAATTGAATTTGAATTCTTTGGTCGTTACGGTTGGGATGACTGGTGTTTATACCGGTCTCAACCTGGTTATTTCTAAAGGAAGAGCGATAACCGGCATTCCGAAAGCTCTTTATTTCTTAGGTCAAGGTGATTTTTTAGGGATTCCTGCACCTTTTATCATTATGATTGGTGTTGCAGGGGTGGTATTATTTGTTACACAAAATACCATTTTTGGTCGTTATATGTATTCTGTGGGAAATAATCGTGAAGCATCAAAAATACTTGGGATCAGGGTAGAACGAGTCCAGATAATAACTTTCATGATGGCTGGATTGTTTGCTGCCTTAGCTGGTATGATAATGGTGGCGCGTCTTGGCTCCTCCCAACCTGCAATTGGGCAAGAGTGGGTATTACCATCAATTGCTTCTTCGGTTATTGGAGGGGTTTCACCAGCGGGAGGCATAGGAAATCCTGTTGGTGCAGTATTAGGTGCCGTGATAACCGGAGTTATTGAAAATATAATTGTAATTTTTGGCATTTCTCCCTATTGGCAAACTGCAGTAAGCGGAGTGGTGGTCGTTGCAGCCGTATCTCTTGATTCAATTCAAAGAATTTTTTATGAAAGAAAAGTAAAATTATAAACCTTTTTTATTGGTAGAAATGTGTTCAAGAATAAGGCCGAATGACAATTAGGTCTTTCTGGATTTGGTGATTAATTCGGTCTCGCCACTGGTTGAGAAGTGAGGGTACATATGGAGAAATAGTACGAGCCTCATCGCTTAGGGTTTTTTGAGGATGAAAGTTTTGCCAATACCAATGATTAGCGGAGGAGCACTTTTCAGCCATTTCAAAAAGGATTTTTTCATCGTGAAAAGGTGGATAAATGGTGGTACGGATTTCGGCTTGATTTGGATTATTAAGCGCTAGGTCTAAAACCGACTGACAGTTTTTATACCATTTTTCTCCTAAAACCTTTTTATATAGAGAAAAAGGAAGTTTATAGTCGATTCCCCACAGGTCAGCCAAACCAGCTTGAAAAATTTGCTGGAATGGCTGAAAAAGACTTCCATTGGTATCGATTTTGATTAAAAATCCCTTTTGCTTAACTTGTTCCAAAAAGGGAAAAAGATCGGGGGCGTGGATTAACGGTTCACCCCCGGTGATACAAACTGCATCAACCATCCCTTTTCTTCTCAGCAGGAACTCAAGAACAATACTTTCATGAATCTGAGGGAGGGATCCTTTTAAAAATACTAATTCTGGATTGTGGCAATAGGGACAACGAAAATTACAACCGCCAGTAAACAAGACGGTAGCTATCTTCCCTGGATATTCGATATAACTTACTTTTTGCCAGCCACGAAAAATCATAATTTCTTTGTATTGAATAAATTTATTCAGATTCGATCATGGAATTCTAAACCACTAAACTTTCAAATAGTATTTGAAACCACATATTCTTGGCGTTGTTTAAATTCTTCTTGCTTTCCGTGGTTCCAACGTTGAACCGGCCGATAATATCCTACTACCCGAGAGTATACCTCAGTATCAGTTCCACATTCCGGACATTGGAAGATGCGACCGGAAATATATCCATGATTTGGACAGACCGAAAAAGTTGGTGTAACGGTAATATAGGGAACAGTATATTTCTCACAAGCTCGCTTTATAAAGAGCTTGACAGTCTCGGGCTCGGGCGTTTCGGGCATAAAAGCGTGAAATACCGTACCACCCGTATATAAAGCCTGCAAGTCTTTTTGATGATCTAAGGCTTCAAAAGGATCATCAGTATAGTTTACTGGTAAATTGGTACTGTTGGTATAATAGGGCTCATTTTCTCCTGAGGTATAAATATCGGGAAAATGTTTTTTGTCATGCTTTGCCAAGCGGTAACTGGTGCCTTCGGCTGGGGTAGCTTCCAGATTATAGAGATTCCCAGTTTCTTCTTGGAAGTCTGCCAGACATTCTCGCATATACTTGAGAATTTTCAAGGCAAAAGATTTTCCTTCTGGGTCGGCAATATTTTTTCCAATAAAATTAATACAGGCTTCATTCATGCCCACCAACCCAATGGTTGAAAAATGATTTTTGAAGGTCCCCAAGTATCTTTTTGTATAAGGAAGAAGACCGTTTTTCATGTTCCGTTCAACAACTTTTCTTTTTATTTCCAGAGCAGTTTTAGCAATATTCATCTTCGCTTTTAACCGGGCAAAAAAATCTTCCTCGTCCTTACTGAGATAGCCGATTCTTGGCAGATTTATGGTGACAACACCAATTGAACCAGTTTTATCCGCTGATCCGAATAAACCTCCTCCTCGATTACGAAGGACTCTTAAATCAAGTTGAAGGCGGCAGCACATGGATCGAACGTCACCCGGCTTCAGGGAACTAGAAATAAAGTTCTGAAAATATGGGACACCATATTTAGCAGTTAATTGCCAAAGCAGCATAGCATTTTCTGAATCCCAGGGAAAATCAGCAGTAATGTTGTAAGTTGGTATAGGGAAAGAAAAAACTCTCCCTTCAAAGTCGCCTTCCAACATTACTTCGATAAAAGCACGATTGATCATATCCATTTCTTGCTGGTAATCACCATAACAGCCTAAATCCGGTTGTTCTTTACCACCAATAATCACTGGTCTTTCTTTCATATCTTCTGGAACAATCCAATCAAAAGAGAAATTGATGAAAGGTGCTTGGCTCCCCCAGCGAGAGGGAACATTCATGGCAAACACCATTTGTTGAATGAGCTGTTTGGTCATCCGATAATCGAGATGGTCAAAACGAACAAAGGGAGATAAATAAGTGTCTACGGAGTTGAAAGCCTGAGCACCGGCAAACTCCATTTGCATGGTTCCCAAGAAATTTACCATTTGTCCAGTAAGCGCTGATAGGTGTTTAGCTGGACCGGCTGCAACCTTATCCTTAACACCTCCAAAGCCTTCTCGAATAAGTTCTTCTATTGACCAACCTGCACAATAGGCTGTAATACCATAAGAGAGGTCATGGATATGAACATCGGCATTTATGTGGGCATCTCTTACTTCATCGGGATAAATTCGATTGAGGGTATAGTGGGCCATTACTGAACCAGCAGCATGAAGGACTAATCCTGGATAAGAATAAGTGGTATTGGAATTTTCCTGGGTTCGCCAATCGGCTTTAAGAAGGTATTCTTGGACTATTTTTTCCACATCCACCGCGGCTTGGAGAGCTTCCCGGGCTTCCTGCCTTTTGCGCCGATAAAGAATATAGGCTTTTGAAACCTTTGAATAGCCATATTGAATCAGAGTTTCTTCTACTAAATCCTGTATGGTTTCAATGTCAACAGTGGTGTTCGTTCCAAATTTTTCGAATAGCTGATTGGTAACCACTTGACTCAACTCATTAGGGATTGTTTCAGATGTTTCACCTACCGCTTGAAAAGCTTTGTAAATAGCTCTCTCTATTCTTTTTCGATCAAAGGGAACGATTCGGCCATCCCTTTTTTGCACTTTTTGGGGTGTTAATATATCAACATCAAAAGATTTACTCACAAAAATCCCTCCATATACTTTTTAAGAAATTGATAATAAAAGAAAAAAACAACAAAACTAATTAGTGAACTGAATTAATAAATAGCATTGGTTTGTAGAACTATTGTTTCTCTCCGGTCTTTAAAGTAGTTAAAATTTCCATAAACTGGTCGATATCTCGGAATTCTCGATATACTGAGGCAAAACGGACATAAGCCACCTGGTCTAATTCCTTTAATTTTTCCATAACCTTTTCTCCCACTCGGGACGAGGACACTTCTTCATATCCTTCATCCCGTATCTCTTTTTCGATTAGATCAGTTATGGACTCTAAAATTTCTACAGATATTGGTCGCTTTTCGACTGCTTTTAACATCCCATTCAAAACTTTTTCTCGGTCAAAAATTTCCCTTCTCCCGTCTTTTTTAATAATAACCAACGGTTTCCTTTCTAACCGTTCATAAGTAGTAAACCTTTTTAAACACTTAGGACATTCTCTCCTTCGCCGCACCCCACTTCCTCCGTCGGCAACCCGTGAATCTATTACTCGAGAATCAGGTTCACCACAAACCGGACAATGCATCTTGCACCCCAACATATAGACTTATATTTTGGATACCATACTACATTTAGTATATAATAGCTTTGGGAAAAATCAATATGGAAAATAAAAAATATTCATAGCTTAATCCTGGGGGAAAAACTTTTATTTAAAAATGAACTTTTACACCTAACAGTCTAAGTTACTTGAAATTATTTTGTTTTTCCTGGGTTAATGAATATAAT
Coding sequences:
- the lsrB_2 gene encoding Autoinducer 2-binding protein LsrB precursor codes for the protein MKKSLFIVTILLLTVFVVSLGLAQAKEYKYVIVPKIVHPWFDKVNQGAQEMAEFLEKITGDTFVIDYRAPATASVVEQNRILEQAAATEPAGITLDLLDAEGNRPVLEAILARGIPIVVFDSYAPEGMGLTTVNNDFVAQQIGACQRLVDLMKAKEKKDVYKVALIEGVPTAPNHKKRFETSKEFFSKLPEIEIVAEGVDNDSIEQAQKQAAAIIAAHPDLDGMIAHNAAGPIGVGLAIKEAGKVGEIIHVGLDDLDQLIVLIKEGVVESSYSTKPKMQGAYAVLCMWLQNQGIATPMLVDTGFVVITKDMIPDDVKEYKGY
- the rbsA_2 gene encoding Ribose import ATP-binding protein RbsA codes for the protein MDYILEAIGITKIFPGVVALNEVDFACKKGTVHCIVGENGAGKSTFVKVLTGIYHPEKGNVKIEDKSIFENPEIINKVAYVPQELQLFEYMTVGENLLLPFKRKGLNRFYSSKSKIFKMAAPLLEKFHVAEKAETSVNDISPSSKQLLQIARALIIEDCEIIILDEPTTSLTIEDTKRLFQVVNQLKKEGKAIIYISHKLEEVFAIGDEITVLRDGKKVGYSKASDVDRNWIIKMMSGKEIDERIIFRPTKNQGELILEVKNLTGKGFLNINFELHRGEILGFYGLVGAGRSEIMQTILGYRYVAEGEVQVDGKPLKLGSPHFAIQGGVFYLPEERKQQGIFPYLSVRHNVGVALGEKVLNGVVVSAKKEKSMTEELVKVYSVKTSSIETPIRFLSGGNQQKVIVGRAMFCSPTPKVIIFDEPTKGIDVMTKTEIYKIMKDLAEKEKIGIILVSSELEELMRCCNRLITVYRGKITGEFDPSKVKTSEIIASAINVNDIEQVAAK
- the rbsC_4 gene encoding Ribose transport system permease protein RbsC, with protein sequence MAQRENVSKLRKTMEIVRKTRSIGVIFALIVLVILASLLSPYFLSGYNLQALTRSLAFVGMIALGQACLLLIGELDLSVGAIAGFCGVIGGVLIINLGFHHWLAFGLCLLLGAGCGFLNGALVAKLNLNSLVVTVGMTGVYTGLNLVISKGRAITGIPKALYFLGQGDFLGIPAPFIIMIGVAGVVLFVTQNTIFGRYMYSVGNNREASKILGIRVERVQIITFMMAGLFAALAGMIMVARLGSSQPAIGQEWVLPSIASSVIGGVSPAGGIGNPVGAVLGAVITGVIENIIVIFGISPYWQTAVSGVVVVAAVSLDSIQRIFYERKVKL
- a CDS encoding molybdenum cofactor biosynthesis protein A, with translation MIFRGWQKVSYIEYPGKIATVLFTGGCNFRCPYCHNPELVFLKGSLPQIHESIVLEFLLRRKGMVDAVCITGGEPLIHAPDLFPFLEQVKQKGFLIKIDTNGSLFQPFQQIFQAGLADLWGIDYKLPFSLYKKVLGEKWYKNCQSVLDLALNNPNQAEIRTTIYPPFHDEKILFEMAEKCSSANHWYWQNFHPQKTLSDEARTISPYVPSLLNQWRDRINHQIQKDLIVIRPYS
- the nrdD gene encoding Anaerobic ribonucleoside-triphosphate reductase, which encodes MSKSFDVDILTPQKVQKRDGRIVPFDRKRIERAIYKAFQAVGETSETIPNELSQVVTNQLFEKFGTNTTVDIETIQDLVEETLIQYGYSKVSKAYILYRRKRQEAREALQAAVDVEKIVQEYLLKADWRTQENSNTTYSYPGLVLHAAGSVMAHYTLNRIYPDEVRDAHINADVHIHDLSYGITAYCAGWSIEELIREGFGGVKDKVAAGPAKHLSALTGQMVNFLGTMQMEFAGAQAFNSVDTYLSPFVRFDHLDYRMTKQLIQQMVFAMNVPSRWGSQAPFINFSFDWIVPEDMKERPVIIGGKEQPDLGCYGDYQQEMDMINRAFIEVMLEGDFEGRVFSFPIPTYNITADFPWDSENAMLLWQLTAKYGVPYFQNFISSSLKPGDVRSMCCRLQLDLRVLRNRGGGLFGSADKTGSIGVVTINLPRIGYLSKDEEDFFARLKAKMNIAKTALEIKRKVVERNMKNGLLPYTKRYLGTFKNHFSTIGLVGMNEACINFIGKNIADPEGKSFALKILKYMRECLADFQEETGNLYNLEATPAEGTSYRLAKHDKKHFPDIYTSGENEPYYTNSTNLPVNYTDDPFEALDHQKDLQALYTGGTVFHAFMPETPEPETVKLFIKRACEKYTVPYITVTPTFSVCPNHGYISGRIFQCPECGTDTEVYSRVVGYYRPVQRWNHGKQEEFKQRQEYVVSNTI
- the nrdR gene encoding Transcriptional repressor NrdR, coding for MHCPVCGEPDSRVIDSRVADGGSGVRRRRECPKCLKRFTTYERLERKPLVIIKKDGRREIFDREKVLNGMLKAVEKRPISVEILESITDLIEKEIRDEGYEEVSSSRVGEKVMEKLKELDQVAYVRFASVYREFRDIDQFMEILTTLKTGEKQ